AAGTGGTGCGATACTTGGGACCTCATAATGAGATCCCATTGACGCTGACTAGAGACTCCGAGACTGGTAATTTCCTCCTGAAACATTTCCTACCTATTCTGCAGCAGTATCATGATACAGGAAATATAAATGAAACAAACCCCGATAAATTCCCCACTAATGAGGAAAGAGATAGATTACTGGCGCATTATGGGATTGTTGTGACTACAAACGACCAAGGTGAGTTATGGATAGAGTTAGAGAAATGTTTGGAACTATTGAACATGTTAAATCTGTTTGGCTTGTTCCAGGACgcatttgaatttgaagaggCTGAAACAGATCAGGATGAAGAGGACCCTGAAcatattaaagaaatagAGAACAATATAAAAAACGAGAACACCACAAATAGTGCCAGTTTCAAAAGGATCAATAATTTACAAGATACGGAGGTAAATTCCGATGATCAAAGGGAATTGGGCTCTCCgttgaaaaagttgaaaatagACACTTCTGCGATAGAGGCGGAAAGTGGCACGACTCCTACTGCTGCCACAGTTAACACCAACAATGACGATAAGAGCAGCGGCAGCGGTAACAGtgacaacaacaatgacGCAAATAACAACGAGAGGACGGCTGGACCTATCGTTGCATTCACTCATGACCTGACTCCTGAATTCTTGAACAATCCGTTGAAAATTATGAAGACATCACCTTCTCCAATTGTAAACGATAACGAACAAAAGATGAAACTGGAGGCGTTCCTTCAACGGTTATTATTCCCAGAGATCCAAGAAATGCCCgcatcttcaaataatgaaaacactGCTAGAAATTTGCAACAGGGAAGCTCCGGccaacagcagcagcagcatgTTTCATTTGACAGTGTTTTCCAAGAGGTTAATGACGCTTTTCCTCGCACCCCATTAAATCTAAATATTCCCGTCGATGAACATGGGAATACTCCATTGCATTGGTTGACTTCGATAGCGAACCTAGAActggtgaaaaatttagtCAAGCATGGCTCAAACAGATTATACGGTGATAATATGGGGGAGTCTTGTCTAGTGAAAGCTGTCAAATCAGTCAATAATTATGATTCTGGAACTTTTGAGGCACTCTTGGATTACCTATATCCATGTTTAATCTTGGAAGACTCGATGAGTAGAACAATTTTACATCATATCATTATTACATCTGGTATGGCCGGTTGTTCGTCTGCTGCTAAATATTACTTAGATATTTTGATGGGATGGATCGtcaagaaacaaaacagaCCCATTAAAAGTGGTGATAATGGTGGGAATAAGAGCGATAAcgaaaaaggagaaaagagGGATTCAATTCTAGAAAATCTGGATTTGAAATGGATAATAACTAACATGCTTAATGCCCAGGACTCTAATGGTGATACTTGTTTGAATATTGCGGCAAGATTAGGAAATATCTCGATAGTAGATGCTTTATTAGACTACGGTGCAGACCCATTTATTGCAAACAAGTCGGGCTTAAGACCTGTGGATTTTGGGGCAGGTACTTCAAAATTACAAAATAACAACAGCGATGACAAAAACTCTAATATGGTGTCCAAGGAAGATTCTGATAGCCAAAACGACGGaagcaacaaaaaaataaggacTCAACTACTGAAAAACCCCCCTGAAACGACGTCGTTAATTAATGAAGTTCAAAATTTACTAAACTCTATCTCAAAAGACTACGAGTCTGAGACAATACAATATAACGAAAAACTAGAAAATCTCCATAAAGAGTTGAATGAACAACGAGATAACCTGGCTAGTTCAAGAGATCAATTAGCAAGTGTAAAACAACTGAAAGACGAATACTCATTAATGCAAGAGCAATTGACTAATTTGAAGTCTGgcatcgaagaagaagaagcaaattTTAGGGAGGAAAGCAAAAAGCTGGGAATTATTACAGACGAAAGTTCGGGTATTGATTGGGAGTCCAGTGAATACGATGCAGATGAGCCATTCAAAGTAGAGCTCATTTCAGATTTCTTGG
This DNA window, taken from Saccharomyces eubayanus strain FM1318 chromosome XII, whole genome shotgun sequence, encodes the following:
- the SWI6 gene encoding transcriptional regulator SWI6, producing the protein MALEEVVRYLGPHNEIPLTLTRDSETGNFLLKHFLPILQQYHDTGNINETNPDKFPTNEERDRLLAHYGIVVTTNDQGELWIELEKCLELLNMLNLFGLFQDAFEFEEAETDQDEEDPEHIKEIENNIKNENTTNSASFKRINNLQDTEVNSDDQRELGSPLKKLKIDTSAIEAESGTTPTAATVNTNNDDKSSGSGNSDNNNDANNNERTAGPIVAFTHDLTPEFLNNPLKIMKTSPSPIVNDNEQKMKLEAFLQRLLFPEIQEMPASSNNENTARNLQQGSSGQQQQQHVSFDSVFQEVNDAFPRTPLNLNIPVDEHGNTPLHWLTSIANLELVKNLVKHGSNRLYGDNMGESCLVKAVKSVNNYDSGTFEALLDYLYPCLILEDSMSRTILHHIIITSGMAGCSSAAKYYLDILMGWIVKKQNRPIKSGDNGGNKSDNEKGEKRDSILENLDLKWIITNMLNAQDSNGDTCLNIAARLGNISIVDALLDYGADPFIANKSGLRPVDFGAGTSKLQNNNSDDKNSNMVSKEDSDSQNDGSNKKIRTQLLKNPPETTSLINEVQNLLNSISKDYESETIQYNEKLENLHKELNEQRDNLASSRDQLASVKQLKDEYSLMQEQLTNLKSGIEEEEANFREESKKLGIITDESSGIDWESSEYDADEPFKVELISDFLEEKLQTDYDGDISKLLESESKEQIMEQIRNQIPMEKIDSMLPPTVLLKARINAYKRNDKHLSNVLHTISTKQSELENKFRRVLSLCLKIDENKVDDMLDGLLQAISSEDPQDIDTDEMQDFLKKHAS